In Babesia bovis T2Bo chromosome 3, whole genome shotgun sequence, the genomic window AGCACAAATCATCTAATTTGCGAGAAAGTCGTCCAAGTGCTACTGATGCGAGTTTTGGTGGCACTGATTTTCCAGATATTGAGGACGGTTACGAAAGTGATAGTCCAGACGACCCCGATGACATTAAAAAACCAGCGTATCTCAACAAGGCATCCCCTGTTCATCAAGAAGCTCTCAAATCCCCGATTCGTGCTACACCACGTCATCCTGTTGATGCATCCCCCGCAGCTTGCCAACGCGAGGCTACTCCTCCGCGTTCTCAACAGAAGACTGAAACTCACGTAGATACATATGAAGGTGTCGAAATGTCTGCTGGTTACGCTGATCTTAGAAGTGATGAGTTTATGATTGAAGAAAAGTCTGAAAAGGAACCAGCAAAAGAGGAGGTTGATACAACACCCGTGGTGCCAGAGACACCACTTGTTGTGGAACGCAGTACACGTGAGGAACTCACTTTTACTTTAGGTGAAGAAAATCCGAGTGTTGTTACTACAACTGTAGATGACAGTAAATGTTACAAGGGAACGAACGGTACGATAATCAAGTTCATCGAAATTGAGGGTAAGACTAGAGAGATCATGAAGGCCAACGCTGAGGATACCATTGTCTGTATTAACAACAGCGAACATTCATACAACATAGTTGTTGGTAATCGCGAGGAGGGTGGTAAATGGGTTCATTCCTTCTACAAGAAGAGTGGCGACCATGACATTTTTACTGATGTAACTGTCAAATCCCTGTTCAGAAATATTGACTTCTCGGAGATGTTTGACGACGCCATGATAATGGAGTTTAGTCAGACTGAGCCTCTACACGTACCTAAGTTTATGTTCAACGGTAAAGTAAATGCATCACTTAAACAAGTCGAAGCTAACAGTCAGTCTTTCGTTCTGGAGTCAGTTACCAATGGATATGTTAGGATTGCACAGGATTTGTTATTCGCTGATAATGGTGCTGGATTGCACTCATTCGACGGAATGAATCTTGTCGCGATGTACTCTCGTAGTGAATCGGCACATGACACACTTTGTGTTACATTCCGTCATAGAGATGTTTTGAAGCACAAGAAGTACGCTCAAATTAATGCTAGATCTGGTCCATATCAACTGGTTCCATACAAGAGGGAAATCGATTACGATCTTTCCCAATCTTTGGTTATGTTTGGCCTGTCGCCTTGCTCTGAAGTCACTATTCTGGATGCTGAGAGCTTGGGCACCAGCGCAATTCTGCAAGGTGTTGAAGTTCAAAGATTCGGGGATATAGTATACATTCATCTTCAGAAGATGGATAATGATATTCTTCTTCTCATCGGTACCGTCGAAGTTTTACTGAGATCCGACGGTAATCACAGGATTGTTGTCATGTCTAGTGACGGCGCTGTTACCGCCGACATATCCACCGAAATTGGCGGAGTTAAAAGTCGTACAATTGTCTCCCCGAAGGCCAAGGAGCCTCAGGTACACGAAGTCAATTTCGTTGTTGACCCTGAGCCCAGTGTTTAGGGCGCATCATTGATGCAGCTTGTAGTTGTAGAAACCCAATCATATTCAATTTCGcatacaaatatatttatatacgCATACTAGTATAACTTGTTTATAGCCATATAGGTCCTTAGCGCGTTTTTGTGCCGTCCCACACATGGGAGTTAATATCTCACATTCTCGAAACAAATCGATATTCCACTTTTAaacatatcgcaataaGGATG contains:
- a CDS encoding putative integral membrane protein; translation: MAHKGLLLLSFELMLFIFTAISNAAAVKVDAANSIILDLGSDKQDPRLDVCNKLSGITRYSVKHGTNAVITAVRLHDYRVEMPASPHVEEVFCASPFNNTFTIHFDDFSSDEFTFGPDGMQVNDHKERYVFKGPCNKPAAQPKIEEKVEGENETHSNIKVEERRGMRSDPPPIPKTPITLESKNEVRPERKHDVKHEIKPEIKHEVRPEVKHEVKPEIKHEIRPEIKHEIRPEVKHEIKHDVKHEVKEDIKAEHVSDIKAETKSESKSSLKNHGRNPYLGRSASAEAHLNVKHMNEHKSSNLRESRPSATDASFGGTDFPDIEDGYESDSPDDPDDIKKPAYLNKASPVHQEALKSPIRATPRHPVDASPAACQREATPPRSQQKTETHVDTYEGVEMSAGYADLRSDEFMIEEKSEKEPAKEEVDTTPVVPETPLVVERSTREELTFTLGEENPSVVTTTVDDSKCYKGTNGTIIKFIEIEGKTREIMKANAEDTIVCINNSEHSYNIVVGNREEGGKWVHSFYKKSGDHDIFTDVTVKSLFRNIDFSEMFDDAMIMEFSQTEPLHVPKFMFNGKVNASLKQVEANSQSFVLESVTNGYVRIAQDLLFADNGAGLHSFDGMNLVAMYSRSESAHDTLCVTFRHRDVLKHKKYAQINARSGPYQLVPYKREIDYDLSQSLVMFGLSPCSEVTILDAESLGTSAILQGVEVQRFGDIVYIHLQKMDNDILLLIGTVEVLLRSDGNHRIVVMSSDGAVTADISTEIGGVKSRTIVSPKAKEPQVHEVNFVVDPEPSV